A single region of the Ascaphus truei isolate aAscTru1 chromosome 6, aAscTru1.hap1, whole genome shotgun sequence genome encodes:
- the COXFA4 gene encoding cytochrome c oxidase subunit NDUFA4: MLRLMISHAKKHPSLIPLFMFVGLGGAGSILYALRVAMFSPEVSWDKKNNPEPWKQKSPNYQYKFYNETIDYKKLKKEGPDF, translated from the exons ATGCTGCGTCTAATGATCAGCCACGCCAAGAAGCACCCGAGC TTAATCCCGCTGTTCATGTTTGTGGGATTAGGAGGTGCTGGTTCCATCCTGTATGCCTTGAGGGTGGCCATGTTCAGCCCTGAAGTCAG ctGGGACAAGAAGAATAACCCTGAGCCTTGGAAGCAGAAGAGTCCCAATTACCAGTACAAG TTTTACAATGAAACCATTGACTACAAGAAGCTGAAGAAGGAAGGGCCAGACTTTTAA